In one window of Hyla sarda isolate aHylSar1 chromosome 1, aHylSar1.hap1, whole genome shotgun sequence DNA:
- the MAP1B gene encoding microtubule-associated protein 1B: MATLVEPGADIDPSISTLNPSSTSPSLSHRFLDNKFYLLVVIGEIVTEDHLRCAITNIERGIRSWDTDLIQCNLDQELKLFVSRHSARFSPEVRGQKILHHRSDVLETVVLINPSDEAVSTEVRLLITDAARHKLLVLTGQCFENTGELILQSGSFSFQNFIEIFTDQEIGELLSNTHPANKASLTLFCPEEGHWKNSNLERHNLQDFINIKLNSSSVLPEMEGLSEFTEYLSESVEIPSPFDILEPPTSGGFLKLSKPCCYIFPGGRGDSALFAVNGFNMLINGGSERKSCFWKLIRHLDRVDSILLTHIGDDNLPGINSMLQRKISELEEEQSQGSTTNSDWMKNLISPDLGVVFLNIPDNMKNPEPNFKVRRSIEEANFTLQYLSKLSMKPEPLLRNVGNTIEPIILFQKMGVGKLEMYVLNPVKGSKETQYFMQQWSGCSKEKAGLVLPNGQEIDVPVNYLASISSLIVWHPSNPSEKIVRVLFPGNTTQYQILEGLEKLKHLDFLKHPVITQKDLSDNVPSPAVKQAKMKQRAESKESLKSTKSTPSKPVKKESKEEHSEAVKNSQPEQAEKVDKEKTSVKKVVKNEAKMSAEKTEKPVPNKEEPIVKSENVEKLKSDVKPKVIREKTAKKELKAKSDDVKKEVPKKEEKTSVKKEETPKKEVKEDKPKKEVKEEKTKKEVKEYKPKKEVKAEKPKKEIKEDKLKKEVKEDKVKKEIKKEVKKEEKKEVKKDVKKETPQKDVKKEVKKEDKEKKEEKDAKKEIKKPTKETKKVSATPDAKKPAAKGKVQKKEEPAKKEAAAANKTKDKTKIIKKVADKKPLAAAGAVAATAAVAAAAAASIQAYPEAAENIVDLVTQRSLMSSPEDLTKDFEDLQDEEGKFNEEVKPYLQALSPKDEAVIIQTDSYIKKDNASSDEPADSPDEGITTTEAEGECEQTPEELEIIDKHRADENDKYEDEGTGLEESSEAGDYEEKAETEEVDEQVEDIEERTSLDEHPAIELAETDETEEEADTDGFHHLKGKNYSHEDIADSEAADEQTEEEADEDRTDDAKDDDQETEKLEVECHYITAAKDKAEVVSDTEDKYVLSSTPSKTSEPQSPVVEPGASIHDETLPGGSESEATVSDEENREDQPEEFTATSGFTHSTIEISSEPTPMDDMSTPRDVMSDETNNEESESPSQEYVNITKYEAIMCSQEYDNTRISPIPDALNGLSDVSKTDATDGKEYNASASTISPPSLLEEDKFSKSALREAYVYGDIDIKSSANLEIEDDYQIEEKLSPSKSPAPPSPISKTPLSERSVNFDLTPNEIKTSELGIQPPLHDKIQEVTEQCPSPEDKTLEVVSPSQSAAGSAGHTPYYQSPTEEKGLSLPTENTAKSSVPVIFEFYDDKERSESPRISPMDEPVPDSESPIEKVLSPLRSPPLIGSETPYDMFLTSDARPSSAQASADGHSPSLVSPVSEVSDAVQEKSDTLSSKIFSEETCNFEIKSMASNVPDGGKTVGEFSPTQISTNPFILFKEDTKMSISEGTASDKSATPVDENVAEDTYSHIEGVASVSTASVATSSFPEPTTDDVSPSLHAEVGSPHSTEVDDSLSVSVVQTPTTFHETEISPSREECPRPMSISPPDFSPRTGKSASSLHEQRSPEQSTMEFSQESPEQSFAMDFSRQSPEHPAVASSMLHISENGPTEVEYSPSDHQDSYFGNKISTDNGYYTPAKKQEQAATESQGEASPSTSSAHTPSQTGSPLKDEDSLKDVVENTDMPLYSPPMLEQEFFMQEKLSPETDASPLTPTPSSLRQSPGTADPPSTNNDLSMDYGSMASSLPISSNEPFSFQARAVKEPSVLHNTNPFAYSADLDDRNNICEAYSYSSDMNDRFSVSDKSPFAENRQEVDLCLVSACEYKHPKTELSPSFINPNPLEWFASEEQTQEQDKPLTQLGGSQPPSGGKQKGRQCDETPPTSVSESAPSQTDSDVPPETEECPSITADANIDSEDESETIPTDKTVTYKHMDPPPIPMQDPSPSPRHPDVSMMDPETLPVEQNLGKPMKKDNKEKVKTKKAGGKTKSSSPARKGDSKSKISAASPKPGPIKETLEKSSKSVAPKKKDSVEKGPKSGSITDPKAAKGEEKDKETKNATNTSATKSTKTGSTGGGATKTTKSAAVPPGPPVYMDLVYIPNHSSSKTVDVDFFKRVRSSYYVVSGNDAAAGEPSRAVLDALLEGKSQWGSNMQVTLIPTHDSEVMREWYQETHEKQQDLNIMVLASSSTVVMQDESFPACKIEL; encoded by the exons ATTGGTGAACTTTTGAGCAATACCCACCCTGCAAATAAAGCAAGCCTTACACTCTTTTGTCCAGAAGAAGGACACTGGAAGAATTCTAATCTAGAGAGACACAACCTTCAAGACTTCATCAATATCAAACTCAATTCATCTTCAGTATTGCCCGAAATGGAAGGACTTTCTGAATTTACAGAATACTTATCAGAATCTGTCGAAATACCATCACCTTTTGACATTTTAGAACCACCTACATCTGGTGGATTTCTGAAACTATCAAAGCCATGTTGCTACATTTTCCCAGGTGGAAGGGGAGACTCTGCATTGTTCGCAGTGAATGGCTTTAACATGCTCATCAATGGAGGATCTGAGAGGAAATCTTGCTTCTGGAAACTCATTAGACATTTAGATAGGGTGGATTCAATATTGCTCACCCACATTGGAGATGACAATCTGCCTGGTATCAATAGTATGCTTCAAAGGAAAATATCTGAGCTCGAGGAGGAACAGTCTCAAGGGTCAACAACCaatagtgattggatgaaaaacCTTATCTCTCCAGACCTTGGAGTCGTTTTCCTTAACATCCCGGACAATATGAAAAACCCAGAACCTAACTTCAAAGTGCGAAGAAGCATAGAAGAAGCAAATTTTACTCTTCAGTACTTAAGTAAATTATCTATGAAACCAGAACCTTTATTAAGAAATGTAGGAAACACAATTGAACCCATTATCTTGTTTCAAAAAATGGGTGTAGGCAAACTTGAGATGTATGTGTTGAATCCAGTAAAGGGAAGCAAAGAAACTCAGTATTTTATGCAGCAGTGGTCAGGCTGCAGCAAAGAAAAAGCTGGTTTGGTTCTTCCTAATGGTCAAGAAATTGATGTCCCTGTCAACTACTTAGCTTCAATTTCCTCTCTTATTGTATGGCATCCATCAAATCCTTCTGAAAAAATAGTAAGAGTCTTGTTTCCAGGAAATACAACACAATACCAAATACTCGAAGGCCTTGAAAAGCTCAAACATCTGGACTTTTTGAAGCATCCTGTCATAACACAAAAAGACCTAAGTGACAATGTTCCAAGCCCTGCAGTAAAGCAGGCAAAAATGAAGCAAAGAGCAGAAAGCAAGGAGAGTCTAAAGTCTACAAAATCTACCCCTAGCAAACCAGTAAAAAAAGAATCAAAAGAAGAGCATTCTGAAGCTGTAAAAAACAGCCAACCCGAACAAGCTGAAAAGGTAGACAAGGAAAAAACATCTGTTAAGAAAGTTGTAAAAAATGAGGCTAAAATGTCAGCAGAAAAAACTGAAAAGCCAGTTCCAAACAAAGAAGAGCCAATAGTTAAATCAGAAAATGTTGAAAAACTAAAATCTGATGTGAAACCTAAAGTTATAAGGGAAAAAACTGCTAAAAAGGAATTAAAAGCAAAATCTGATGATGTAAAGAAAGAAGTAccgaagaaagaagaaaaaacctCAGTTAAAAAGGAAGAGACACCTAAGAAAGAGGTTAAGGAAGACAAACCTAAGAAAGAAgttaaggaagaaaaaactaaaaaagaggTAAAAGAATACAAACCTAAGAAGGAAGTTAAGGCAGAGAAACCTAAAAAAGAAATTAAGGAAGACAAGCTTAAAAAGGAAGTTAAAGAAGATAAAGTGAAAAAAGAGATAAAGAAGGAAGTAAAGAAGGAGGAGAAAAAGGAGGttaaaaaagatgtaaaaaagGAAACACCTCAGAAAGATGTGAAAAAAGAAGTAAAGAAAGAGGataaagagaagaaggaagagaaGGATGCAAAGAAAGAAATCAAGAAACCTACTAAAGAAACAAAGAAGGTATCAGCAACTCCTGATGCTAAAAAGCCTGCTGCTAAAGGAAAAGTGCAAAAGAAAGAGGAACCAGCTAAGAAGGAAGCAGCTGCTGCAAACAAGACAAAGGATAagacaaaaataataaagaaagtgGCTGACAAGAAGCCATTGGCAGCTGCCGGAGCTGTCGCAGCCACTGCAGCAgtagctgcagcagccgcagcatcTATTCAAGCCTATCCTGAAGCAGCTGAAAATATCGTAGATCTAGTTACACAGAGATCTCTTATGTCTTCCCCTGAAGATTTAACAAAAGACTTTGAAGACCTCCAAGATGAAGAAGGCAAGTTCAATGAAGAAGTAAAGCCTTATCTTCAGGCACTGTCTCCTAAGGATGAAGCAGTCATCATACAGACCGATTCTTATATTAAGAAAGATAATGCAAGCAGTGACGAACCTGCAGATTCGCCAGATGAAGGAATAACTACTACAGAAGCTGAAGGTGAATGTGAACAGACTCCAGAGGAATTAGAAATCATTGATAAACACAGGGCAGATGAAAATGACAAGTATGAGGATGAAGGCACTGGACTTGAAGAATCATCTGAAGCTGGTGATTATGAAGAAAAAGCAGAGACTGAAGAGGTTGATGAACAAGTGGAGGATATTGAAGAGAGAACTTCACTGGATGAACACCCAGCCATTGAGTTGGCTGAAACTGATGAAACCGAGGAAGAGGCTGATACAGATGGATTCCATCATTTGAAAGGCAAGAATTACAGTCATGAAGACATTGCTGATTCTGAGGCAGCAGATGAACAAACTGAAGAAGAAGCAGATGAAGACAGAACCGATGACGCAAAAGATGATGATCAGGAAACAGAGAAGCTGGAAGTTGAATGCCACTATAttactgcagcaaaagacaaagcGGAAGTTGTAAGTGACACTGAAGATAAATATGTCTTGTCTTCTACACCATCCAAGACATCTGAGCCCCAATCACCTGTTGTAGAGCCAGGAGCTTCTATTCATGATGAGACTCTACCTGGTGGTTCTGAGAGTGAAGCAACTGTATCTGATGAAGAGAACAGAGAAGACCAACCTGAGGAATTCACTGCCACTTCAGGCTTTACTCATTCCACCATTGAAATATCTAGTGAACCAACTCCAATGGATGACATGTCAACACCAAGAGATGTAATGAGCGATGAGACAAACAATGAGGAAAGTGAATCCCCATCTCAAGAATATGTCAACATAACTAAATATGAAGCAATTATGTGTTCCCAAGAATATGACAACACAAGGATTTCTCCAATACCTGATGCACTGAATGGTTTGTCTGATGTTTCAAAAACCGATGCTACTGATGGCAAGGAATACAATGCTTCAGCTTCAACGATCTCACCACCTTCATTGCTGGAAGAAGATAAGTTCTCTAAGTCAGCACTACGTGAAGCATATGTTTATGGAGACATTGACATAAAATCTTCTGCAAATCTAGAAATAGAGGATGATTATCAGATCGAAGAGAAGCTAAGCCCAAGTAAAAGTCCAGCACCTCCTTCACCAATTTCAAAAACTCCACTAAGTGAGCGAAGTGTTAATTTTGACCTTACCCCTAATGAAATTAAAACATCTGAACTTGGCATCCAGCCACCTTTGCATGACAAAATACAAGAAGTGACAGAACAGTGTCCAAGTCCAGAGGATAAAACTTTGGAAGTAGTATCTCCTTCTCAATCAGCTGCTGGAAGTGCTGGTCACACACCGTACTACCAGtcaccaacagaagaaaagggttTAAGTCTTCCAACAGAGAATACAGCGAAGTCATCTGTCCCAGTGATTTTTGAGTTCTATGATGACAAAGAAAGGAGTGAAAGCCCTAGAATAAGTCCCATGGATGAGCCAGTGCCAGATTCTGAATCTCCAATTGAAAAGGTTTTATCTCCACTACGTAGCCCTCCTTTGATTGGATCAGAGACACCCTATGACATGTTCTTAACCTCTGATGCTAGACCATCATCAGCACAAGCAAGTGCTGATGGACATTCTCCTTCTCTGGTTAGTCCTGTGTCTGAAGTGTCTGATGCTGTACAAGAAAAGAGTGATACTTTGTCAAGTAAAATATTTAGTGAGGAAACTTGTAATTTTGAAATTAAGAGTATGGCATCAAATGTACCAGATGGAGGCAAAACTGTAGGAGAATTTTCTCCTACACAGATAAGCACCAACCCATTCATCTTGTTTAAAGAGGACACCAAAATGTCTATTTCTGAAGGCACTGCATCTGATAAATCTGCCACTCCAGTAGATGAAAATGTTGCAGAAGACACCTATTCTCATATAGAAGGTGTTGCATCAGTTTCAACAGCTTCTGTTGCTACCAGTTCATTCCCAGAACCAACTACAGATGACGTTTCTCCTTCACTTCATGCCGAGGTGGGGTCTCCCCACTCCACAGAAGTAGATGACTCCCTGTCAGTCTCTGTAGTTCAGACACCCACCACATTTCATGAAACAGAAATATCACCATCTAGAGAGGAATGTCCCCGTCCAATGTCTATATCTCCACCCGATTTCTCGCCTAGAACAGGAAAATCCGCATCCTCCCTCCATGAACAGAGATCACCAGAGCAGTCAACAATGGAGTTCAGTCAGGAATCGCCAGAGCAATCTTTTGCCATGGACTTTAGTAGACAATCACCAGAGCACCCTGCAGTAGCCTCTAGCATGTTACATATATCAGAAAATGGACCAACTGAAGTAGAATATAGTCCATCCGACCACCAGGACTCTTATTTTGGTAATAAGATTTCAACTGACAATGGATATTACACTCCAGCAAAAAAACAAGAACAAGCAGCAACTGAATCTCAGGGAGAGGCATCACCATCCACCTCCTCCGCGCACACCCCTTCACAAACCGGATCTCCTTTAAAAGATGAAGATTCTTTGAAAGATGTAGTTGAGAATACAGATATGCCACTTTATTCACCACCAATGCTAGAGCAGGAGTTTTTTATGCAAGAAAAGCTCTCTCCCGAAACAGATGCCTCTCCACTAACTCCAACACCATCTTCATTGAGACAGTCACCTGGTACAGCCGATCCTCCAAGTACAAATAATGATCTATCAATGGATTATGGTTCAATGGCCTCATCCCTACCAATTTCCTCTAATGAACCATTTAGTTTTCAGGCAAGGGCAGTAAAGGAACCCTCTGTTTTACATAACACAAACCCTTTTGCCTATTCAGCAGATCTAGATGACAGGAATAACATATGTGAAGCGTATAGCTATTCCAGTGATATGAATGATAGATTTTCTGTCTCTGACAAGTCTCCTTTTGCTGAGAACCGACAAGAAGTTGACTTGTGTCTTGTTTCTGCTTGTGAGTATAAACATCCAAAAACAGAGTTGTCACCTTCTTTTATTAACCCGAATCCTTTAGAATGGTTTGCAAGTGAAGAACAAACTCAGGAGCAAGATAAACCTTTAACTCAACTTGGAGGCAGCCAGCCACCTTCTGGAGGAAAACAGAAAGGGCGTCAATGTGACGAAACACCTCCAACCTCAGTTAGTGAATCAGCCCCATCTCAGACAGATTCAGATGTCCCACCAGAGACTGAAGAATGCCCTTCTATAACAGCAGATGCGAACATAGACTCTGAAGATGAATCCGAGACTATCCCTACTGACAAAACAGTAACTTACAAACATATGGATCCTCCCCCAATTCCCATGCAGGATCCAAGTCCATCTCCCAGACACCCAGATGTCTCAATGATGGATCCAGAAACTCTACCTGTAGAGCAGAATTTAGGCAAGCCTATGAAAAAAGATAATAAAGAAAAAGTTAAAACCAAGAAAGCGGGAGGAAAAACCAAATCCTCTTCTCCAGCTAGAAAAGGTGATAGCAAATCTAAGATTTCAGCTGCTTCACCAAAACCTGGACCAATCAAAGAAACATTGGAGAAAAGTTCCAAGAGTGTTGCTCCAAAAAAGAAAGATTCAGTAGAAAAGGGTCCAAAAAGTGGTTCAATTACTGATCCCAAAGCAGCAAAAGGGGAAGAAAAAGATAAAGAAACCAAGAACGCAACTAACacaagtgcaacaaaatcaactaaaactgggtctacag GAGGTGGAGCCACGAAGACAACAAAATCAGCAGCAGTGCCCCCGGGACCTCCGGTATACATGGACCTGGTCTATATTCCCAACCACAGCAGTAGCAAAACTGTTGATGTGGATTTTTTTAAACGCGTGCGATCCTCATATTATGTAGTGAGCGGAAATGATGCTGCAGCGGGAGAACCGAGCCGGGCCGTCCTGGATGCTCTCCTGGAAGGGAAATCTCAGTGGGGAAGCAATATGCAG GTCACACTCATTCCAACCCATGATTCCGAGGTGATGCGAGAATGGTACCAGGAGACACATGAAAAACAGCAGGACCTCAATATTATGGTACTAGCGAGTAGCAGCACAGTTGTTATGCAAGATGAATCCTTCCCAGCATGCAAAATTGAACTGTGA